One Hordeum vulgare subsp. vulgare chromosome 4H, MorexV3_pseudomolecules_assembly, whole genome shotgun sequence DNA window includes the following coding sequences:
- the LOC123448236 gene encoding very-long-chain aldehyde decarbonylase GL1-11, which translates to MAATPLDSAWEWLITNFSEFQLATVVTFVLHESVFFLSGFPSLLFERFGLFAKYKIQKKSNAPAYQNRCVMRLILYHVCVNLPVMIFSYPAFKFMGLRSSLPLPHWTVIVSQVLFYFILEDFIFYWGHRALHTKWLYKHVHSVHHEYATPFGLTSEYAHPAEILFLGFATVVGPALTGPHLFTLWLWMVLRVLETVEAHSGYHFPWSPSNFLPLYGGSDFHDYHHRVLYTKSGNYASTFVYMDWLFGTDKGYRKTKAMEGEEGKHL; encoded by the exons ATGGCGGCCACCCCCCTCGACTCCGCCTGGGAG TGGCTGATCACCAACTTCAGCGAGTTCCAGCTGGCCACCGTCGTCACCTTCGTCCTCCACGAGagtgtcttcttcctctccggcttcccctccctcctcttcGAGCGCTTCGGACTCTTCGCCAAGTACAAGATCCAG AAGAAGAGCAACGCTCCTGCTTACCAGAACAGATGTGTCATGCGGCTCATTCTCTACCATGTCTGTGTGAATTTGCCAGTCATGATTTTCTCCTATCCTGCCTTTAAGTTCATGGGGCTGAGGAGCTCTCTTCCTCTGCCACACTG GACGGTAATTGTATCTCaagttcttttttattttatactCGAAGATTTCATATTCTATTGGGGGCACAGGGCTCTGCATACCAAATGGCTATACAAGCATGTCCACAGTGTCCACCATGA ATATGCTACACCATTCGGCCTAACTTCGGAATATGCACACCCTGCTGAAATATTGTTCCTGGGATTTGCCACGGTTGTTGGCCCTGCTCTGACTGGCCCTCACTTGTTCACCCTATGGCTGTGGATGGTTTTGAGGGTGTTAGAGACGGTGGAAGCTCACAGTGGATATCACTTCCCTTGGAGCCCATCAAACTTCCTGCCACTGTATGGAGG CTCTGACTTCCATGACTACCATCATCGTGTGCTCTACACCAAGTCAGGGAACTACGCCTCTACTTTTGTTTACATGGACTG GTTGTTTGGCACAGATAAGGGTTATCGCAAGACAAAAGCCATGGAAGGGGAAGAAGGGAAGCATTTGTAA
- the LOC123448237 gene encoding elongin-C — translation MMGKGGEAAASAQHKEENEEEGDMVGVVKLISAEGFEFVIDKKAAMVSNTLRNMLTSPGGFAETREGEVRFPEISTAILEKICQYFYWSLHYASGKETAEFPIEPEITLELMMAANYLDT, via the exons ATGATGGGGAAAGGAGGCGAGGCCGCGGCGTCGGCGCAGcacaaggaggagaatgaggaagagGGCGACATGGTTGGCGTGGTGAAGCTGATTAGcgccgagggtttcgagttcgtcATCGACAAGAAGGCAGCCATGGTCTCCAACACCCTTAGGAACATGCTCACCTCACCTG GTGGCTTCGCGGAGACGCGCGAGGGCGAGGTGAGGTTCCCGGAGATCAGCACCGCGATCCTAGAGAAGATCTGCCAGTACTTCTACTGGTCGCTCCACTACGCCAG TGGGAAAGAGACGGCGGAGTTCCCGATCGAGCCAGAAATAACCCTGGAGCTGATGATGGCCGCAAACTACCTCGACACTTAG
- the LOC123448235 gene encoding tropinone reductase homolog At2g29290-like, which yields MAGVTWDSSQETMSRRWSLAGMTALVTGGTKGIGLAIVEELAGLGAKVHTCARNAAGLDKCRRRWQSKGLHQLVTTSVCDVSVRGDRETLVGTVRDLFHGKLHILVNNAGQSLYKAAADTTPEEYTRLMATNLDPCFHLSQLAHPLLRQARASSVLLISSVTGYIAYPALSVYSLTKGAMHQLARSLATEWATHGIRVNCVAPGGVDTDISTTTLATDPTMARRLADMETARVPMRRFGKPHEVAAVVAFLCMPGAGYITGQVICVDGGRTIAAKL from the exons ATGGCAGGTGTCACATGGGATTCTTCACAGGAGACGATGAGTCGCCGGTGGAGCCTCGCCGGCATGACGGCGCTCGTCACCGGAGGAACCAAGGGGATCGG GCTTGCCATCGTGGAGGAGCTGGCCGGGCTGGGCGCCAAGGTGCACACCTGCGCACGCAACGCCGCCGGCCTGGACAAATGCCGGCGGCGATGGCAGAGCAAGGGCCTCCACCAGCTGGTCACCACCTCCGTCTGCGACGTCTCCGTGCGCGGCGACAGGGAGACCCTCGTCGGCACGGTCCGCGACCTCTTCCACGGCAAGCTCCACATCCTTGTCAACAACGCCGGGCAGTCCCTGTACAAGGCGGCCGCGGACACCACGCCGGAGGAGTATACCCGTCTCATGGCCACCAACCTCGACCCCTGCTTCCACCTCTCGCAGCTCGCGCACCCGCTGCTCCGGCAAGCCAGGGCCTCCTCCGTGCTGCTCATCTCCTCCGTCACCGGCTACATCGCCTACCCGGCGCTCTCGGTTTATTCACTCACCAAGGGGGCCATGCACCAGCTCGCCAGGAGCCTGGCCACCGAGTGGGCGACGCACGGCATCCGCGTTAACTGCGTCGCGCCGGGTGGCGTCGACACCGATATCTCCACCACCACGCTCGCCACCGACCCAACCATGGCGCGGAGGCTCGCCGACATGGAGACGGCACGGGTGCCCATGCGCCGCTTCGGCAAGCCCCACGAagtcgccgccgtcgtcgcctTCCTCTGCATGCCCGGCGCAGGGTACATCACGGGCCAGGTCATATGCGTCGATGGCGGACGCACAATAGCAGCCAAGCTATGA